One part of the Anopheles coustani chromosome 2, idAnoCousDA_361_x.2, whole genome shotgun sequence genome encodes these proteins:
- the LOC131267138 gene encoding DNA-directed RNA polymerases I, II, and III subunit RPABC1, with protein MDDDAETYKLWRIRKTVMQLSHDRGYLVTQDELDQTLEQFKEQFGDKPSEKRPARSDLIVLVAHNDDPTDQMFVFFPDEPKIGIKTIKTYCTRMQEENIHRAIVVVQAGMTPSAKQSLVDMAPKYILEQFLESELLINITEHELVPEHVVMTPEEKQELLARYKLKENMLMRIQAGDPVARYFGLKRGQVVKIIRPSETAGRYISYRLVC; from the exons ATGGATGATGATGCGGAAACCTACAAACTTTGGCGCATTCGCAAGACCGTGATGCAGCTTAGTCACGACCGGGGCTACCTCGTAACGCAAGATGAACTGGATCAAACGTTGGAACAGTTTAAGGAACAATTTGGTGATAAACCTAG CGAAAAGCGACCAGCACGCTCTGACCTTATCGTCCTGGTGGCACACAACGATGATCCTACGGATCAGATGTTCGTGTTCTTTCCGGATGAACCGAAGATTGgaatcaaaacaatcaaaacatacTGTACCCGCATGCAAGAGGAAAACATTCACCGGGCCATCGTAGTGGTACAGGCCGGCATGACACCGTCGGCAAAGCAATCTTTAGTGGACATGGCTCCGAAGTATATTTTGGAACAATTCCTCGAGTCTGAGCTGCTCATCAACATTACCGAGCACGAACTTGTGCCGGAGCATGTGGTTATGACACCGGAAGAGAAACAGGAACTACTTGCAAGATACAAACTGAAGGAGAACATGTTGATGAGGATACAGGCTGGCGATCCGGTGGCACGCTACTTCGGATTGAAACGTGGACAGGTGGTAAAAATCATTCGACCCTCGGAAACTGCTGGACGATACATCTCCTACCGGCTTGTGTGTTGA
- the LOC131267139 gene encoding large ribosomal subunit protein uL11, giving the protein MPPKFDPNEVKQVYLRCVGGEVGATSSLAPKIGPLGLSPKKVGDDIAKATGDWKGLKITVCLTIQNRQATISVVPSAASLIVKALKEPPRDRKKVKNIKHNGNITFDEVISIARVMRPRSMARELAGTCKEVLGTAHSVGCTIDGRAPHEVIEDISSGAIEVPSE; this is encoded by the exons ATGCCGCCAAAGTTCGACCCGAACGAGGTTAAGCAGG TGTACCTGCGATGCGTCGGTGGTGAAGTCGGTGCTACCTCTTCCCTCGCCCCGAAGATCGGTCCCCTCGGTCTG TCTCCGAAGAAGGTTGGTGATGATATTGCCAAGGCTACCGGCGACTGGAAGGGCCTGAAGATCACTGTCTGCCTGACGATCCAGAACCGACAGGCCACTATCTCGGTTGTACCGTCAGCAGCATCCCTGATCGTGAAAGCCCTCAAGGAACCGCCACGAGACCGCAAGAAGGTGAAGAACA TTAAGCACAATGGTAACATCACCTTCGACGAAGTGATCAGCATTGCGCGTGTTATGCGACCCCGATCCATGGCCCGCGAGCTGGCTGGAACCTGCAAGGAGGTGCTTGGTACGGCGCACAGCGTCGGATGCACCATTGATGGACGAGCACCCCACGAGGTCATCGAAGATATCTCGAGCGGAGCCATTGAAGTCCCGTCGGAATAA
- the LOC131267244 gene encoding protein-L-isoaspartate(D-aspartate) O-methyltransferase-like encodes MLTNGTRFFSGTTEKLKCANHRILQLYGNMAWRSQGVNNADLIRQLQENRFIRSKLVAQAMKKTDRKYYVPERSKAYLDSPQLIGYGATISAPHMHAYAMELLRLNLTPNSKVLDVGSGSGYLTACMARYIHQKPAATGFVVGIEHHPRLVELGRKNIGKDDQSLIETGKVILVEGDGRQGYQQHAPYDCIHVGAAAPETPQELINQLKPGGRLIVPVCVDDGKQQLMQYDKGSDGTIFQTKLMDVNYIPLTDLQH; translated from the exons ATGCTGACGAATGGAACACGGTTCTTTTCGGGTACTACAGAAAAGTTGAAG TGTGCTAACCATCGGATCCTTCAATTATATGGAAACATGGCTTGGAGATCGCAAGGAGTGAATAACGCTGACCTCATTAGACAACTTCAAG AAAATAGGTTTATCAGATCCAAGTTGGTGGCTCAAGCAATGAAGAAAACTGATCGCAAATATTACGTTCCGGAGCGCTCGAAGGCGTATCTGGATTCGCCACAACTCATTGGCTATGGCGCTACTATTAGTGCACCGCACATG CATGCCTATGCAATGGAACTTCTCCGACTGAATTTGACCCCGAATAGTAAAGTATTGGATGTGGGCTCCGGGTCCGGTTACCTCACCGCTTGCATGGCACGATACATTCATCAAAAGCCAGCCGCTACTGGATTCGTGGTCGGTATCGAACACCATCCACGTTTGGTGGAGCTGGGACGCAAgaatattggaaaagatgatCAATCGTTGATCGAAACCGGGAAGGTGATTCTCGTCG AAGGCGACGGTCGTCAGGGATACCAACAGCACGCACCGTACGACTGCATCCACGTTGGAGCGGCTGCACCCGAAACACCACAAGAG CTTATCAATCAGCTGAAACCAGGCGGAAGACTTATTGTCCCGGTTTGTGTCGATGACGGAAAGCAACAGTTGATGCAGTACGATAAGGGATCGGATGGAACTATATTCCAAACTAAACTGATGGATGTCAACTACATCCCCTTGACGGATcttcaacattga
- the LOC131262692 gene encoding iron-sulfur cluster assembly 2 homolog, mitochondrial, translating into MMNALAQRCLGTFVARQGFRRMFSSKAAEAAAIANQIQLSNTCISRLKEICKNDAFLRVSVEGGGCSGFQYKFSIDKQLTEDDTVLRRDGVQVAIDNASIDFLSGATIDYHTELIRSGFRVINNPKAEQGCSCGASFAVKLD; encoded by the exons ATGATGAACGCTCTAGCACAGCGGTG cCTAGGTACATTTGTCGCGAGGCAAGGCTTTCGGCGAATGTTTTCAAGTAAAGCCGCTGAAGCTGCAGCCATAGCCAATCAAATACAGCTTAGCAACACCTGCATCAGCCGTTTAAAGGAAATCTGCAAAAATGATGCGTTTCTGCGGGTGTCGGTCGAAGGAGGCGGATGTTCGGGATTTCAATACAAATTCTCAATTGATAAGCAACTTACCGAAGACGACACCGTTCTACGGCGGGATGGGGTACAGGTGGCTATCGATAAcgcatcgatcgattttctgAGCGGTGCAACGATCGATTATCATACGGAGCTCATACGTTCCGGATTTCGGGTGATCAATAATCCAAAGGCAGAACAAGGCTGTTCTTGTGGTGCTTCGTTTGCAGTTAAGTTGGACTAG
- the LOC131262691 gene encoding 4'-phosphopantetheine phosphatase has protein sequence MSMQTNATAEGFTLCSLLASADKYHPDTLDLNQDLEAKHYWFGCFTNMVMKFERQALASQPKDNTAKERAQAFRESCIDEFHQLQNNQSGSTSLGIRNLLEVMESSLRRYGFDDPWKEQKTIENKASVGLLKQRLLQLDTISNDREKWIEVVRGVLAGNMFDWGAQAVTKILETNNGFGLQQALERIQKRPWLIDDLDLWLKRIENAPHQCAIIFTDNAGIDFVLGIVPLVRELLKRNTKVLLCATVNPAINDITYAELFTAIEDCCKQCDILRKAYHVEQRLLLLGNDQIGPCLDFRMLSRDLYDAIQQNNVDLLIIVGMARALHTNLYAKFTCEALKLAVVKNEWLAKRLGGETFSVVCKYER, from the exons ATGTCCATGCAAACTAATGCAACGGCCGAAGGCTTTACACTGTGTTCACTGCTAGCAAGTGCCGACAAGTACCATCCGGATACGCTGGATCTTAATCAGGATCTTGAAGCAAAGCACTACTGGTTCGGGTGTTTCACCAACATGGTAATGAAGTTTGAACGACAAGCATTGGCTAGCCAACCCAAGGATAACACCGCTAAAGAGCGTGCACAGGCTTTCCGGGAAAGTTGCATCGATGAATTTCACCAACTGCAAAATAACCAAAG TGGGTCCACCTCGTTAGGAATCAGAAATCTTTTGGAAGTGATGGAAAGCTCTTTGCGAAGGTATGGATTCGATGATCCGTGGAAAGAGCAAAAGACGATTGAGAACAAGGCATCGGTTGGTTTGCTAAAGCAACGACTATTGCAGCTAGATACCATATCCAACGATCGGGAAAAATGGATTGAGGTCGTCCGAGGAGTTCTAGCTG GAAATATGTTCGATTGGGGTGCCCAGGCTGTGACAAAGATTTTAGAAACGAACAATGGCTTTGGACTACAGCAGGCACTGGAACGAATACAGAAAAGACCGTGGCTTATAGATGATTTGGACTTGTGGCTAAAAAGAATAGAA AATGCGCCACATCAGTGTGCTATCATTTTTACCGATAACGCTGGTATAGACTTTGTGCTAGGCATTGTGCCACTGGTTCGGGAGCTTTTGAAGAGAAACACTAAAGTGCTGCTGTGTGCCACAGTTAATCCTGCAATAAACGATATCACCTACGCCGAATTATTCACCGCTATCGAGGACTGCTGTAAGCAGTGTGATATTCTGCGAAAGGCTTACCATGTGGAACAGCGGTTGTTACTACTTGGTAACGACCAGATTGGACCGTGCTTGGACTTCCGGATGCTCTCGAGAG ATTTGTACGACGCAATACAGCAGAATAACGTAGACCTTTTGATCATTGTTGGGATGGCCCGTGCGCTGCATACCAATCTCTACGCAAAGTTTACGTGTGAGGCATTGAAATTAGCCGTTGTGAAAAACGAATGGTTGGCCAAACGATTGGGTGgagaaacattttcagttgtttGTAAATACGAAAGGTAA
- the LOC131263556 gene encoding peroxisomal membrane protein PEX13 — protein MVSNFRNPTLNEERIFGNPNMISTPSGMIPTSHPPPLPPRPQFLGGGGDTMFGNRYGFAGTSGYQGYSPYGGYSSMDYYGHRGYGGYMGQGYGGYGNPGGFPYPEQRFIQLAEESSRPAFQILESLVGAVGNVATMLDSTFFAVTSSFRAILSVAANLAHLKGTFAQFWSSLAIVRAAVWLYKKLLYKLRITKTDPTMEAFKEAFHLSSSNDPAAISSGKRSSSLVAALFMGFMLSVPYMLIKLFAPKLKEDKELANASLWSNPLEVQVLHNFEASNAQELSIRAGQMVLLAPKQIQTDKQLLNTGWVLAATMDRKTSGIIPLNYVQAIKQPLETQ, from the exons ATGGTTTCCAATTTCCGCAACCCAACACTCAACGAGGAAAGGATATTTGGCAATCCCAATATGATAAGTACACCATCAGGTATGATTCCGACGAGCCATCCACCACCCTTACCACCTAGACCACAGTTCCTCGGTGGTGGGGGTGATACCATGTTTGGCAATCGGTACGGCTTCGCTGGAACATCCGGATATCAGGGATACAGTCCCTACGGTGGATATTCTTCTATGGACTATTATGGGCACAGAGGCTACGGAGGATACATGGGACAGGGCTATGGTGGCTACGGAAATCCGGGAGGGTTTCCGTATCCCGAGCAGAG ATTTATTCAACTAGCTGAAGAAAGTTCTCGACCAGCATTCCAAATTCTCGAGTCGTTGGTTGGTGCAGTTGGAAATGTAGCCACGATGCTAGATTCAACGTTCTTTGCCGTAACCAGCTCGTTCCGTGCTATTTTGAGCGTTGCAGCTAACTTGGCGCACCTGAAAGGCACATTTGCACAATTCTGGTCTTCTCTGGCAATTGTACGAGCAGCTGTGTGGTTGTACAAAAA ATTGCTGTATAAATTACGGATAACTAAAACAGACCCAACAATGGAAGCTTTCAAGGAGGCTTTCCACCTATCAAGCAGTAATGATCCTGCAGCCATTTCTAGTGGAAAACGTTCATCATCGCTGGTAGCTGCACTTTTCATGGGTTTCATGCTATCAGTTCCTTATATGTTAATCAAGCTTTTCGCTCCTAAATTGAAAGAAGACAAAG AATTAGCAAACGCCAGCTTGTGGAGTAACCCACTGGAGGTGCAGGTGCTACACAACTTCGAAGCGTCCAATGCACAGGAATTGTCGATCCGAGCTGGACAAATGGTCCTCCTGGCACCTAAGCAAATACAGACAGATAAGCAACTTCTGAATACCGGCTGGGTGTTGGCGGCAAcgatggatcgaaaaacatCCGGAATCATTCCACTAAACTATGTGCAGGCTATAAAACAACCTTTAGAAACACAATAA